TCGGGTCGCCAGTCGCGGATGCCTTGCGCGACCTTCGCGGCCAGCGGATCGGGCGCGTCGCCGAGAAACAAAAGGTAAGGGGTCTGGATCATCGTGGTCTCCGTCATCGGCATGTCACCCTACTTTTCCCGCCTTTTCCCGCAAGTACATTGCTTTTCGTCGGCCATGCGAGGGAAATGCACAAGAATTTTGCGCCATTTGGGTGGCAAGCGAAGGGATCTTGCATCGCTGCATCGCGGCGACTTTCCGCGACGCAGAATTTCGCTTGCGCAGCATTCGGCAATTTAATAACCCGAAAGGCGACACAAACGTAATTTCCTTACGCCCGAGGTTCTCCCGATGTCCTTCAGAATTCAGCCCGCTGCTCCTGCTTGTCCCAACCGGTGCCAGTTGTTCGGGCCGGGGTCGCGGCCGGCGATCTTCGAGAAGATGGCGGCGTCGGCGGCGGATGTGATCAATCTCGATCTCGAGGATTCGGTGGCGCCGTCGGACAAGGACAGCGCGCGGGCCAACGTGATCCAGGCGATCGGCGATATCGACTGGGGAAACAAGACGTTGTCGGTGCGGATCAACGGGCTGGACACGCCGTATTGGTATCGCGACGTCGTCGACGTTCTGGAACAGGCGGGCGAGCGGCTGGACCGGATCATGATCCCGAAAGTCGGTTGCGCATCAGATATTTACGCCGTCGACGCACTGGCCACGGCGGTCGAGACGGCCAAGGGGCGGGCCAAGAAGATCCGCTTTGAGGTGATCATCGAATCGGCCGCCGGCATCGCCCATGTCGAAGAGATCGCGGCGGCCTCGCCGCGGCTGGAAGCGATGAGCCTGGGGGCCGCGGATTTCGCCGCGTCGATGGGCATGGCTACAACGGGTATCGGTGGCACGCAGGAAAACTACTACATGTTGCGGGACGGGCAAAAGCATTGGTCCGATCCCTGGCACTGGGCGCAGGCCGCAATCGTCGCCGCCTGCCGCACCCATGGCGTGCTGCCGGTCGACGGCCCGTTCGGCGATTTCAGCGATGACGAGGGCTATCGCGCGCAGGCGCTGCGCTCGGCCACGCTGGGAATGGTCGGCAAATGGGCGATCCACCCCAAGCAGGTTTCCCTTGCAAATGAGGTATTTACGCCGTCCGAGGCCGCCGTCACCGAGGCGCGCGAGATCCTCGCGGCGATGGAGGCGGCCAAGGCCAAGGGCGAAGGCGCGACGGTCTACAAGGGCCGGCTGGTGGACATCGCCAGCATCAAGCAGGCCGAGGTCATCGTCCGCCAGGCCGAGATGATCGCCGGGCAGTAAACCCGGCGCGCGCGGCGTCAACCCGGCAAAAACACCGCCCGGACCACCCTCAATCCGTCCGATTCGCCGCGGTTTCGGGACGGATTGCCCGACCGGTTTTCACCCGTCCGATCCCGGTCACACGACCAATCCGTCCGATTCGGGCCGATTTCGGGACGGATTGCCCGGCGCCACACCGGCGCCCTATCGGTGGCGCGGAAAGCAGAGGCCCGGGCAGCACAAAACCGCGTGAAGGGCAGATTTTTTTCGCTGTCCCGCCAAAGCCCCGACCTGACCGGCGCGCCGAAACAGGCGGCGTTCAGCGACCGGGGGCCGGCGCGGATGCCGCCGCCACCGCATCGCGAAAGGCGGCCTGCGCGCCGGGCAGGATATGGTCGATCTGGTCGGCCGAGAGCGGCGTGCCGTCGGGCCGGAAAGCCAGCGCGACATCCCCCGGCCGCGCGACAAGCAGCGCGACGGGCCGCTTGCCGCCATGGCACAGCAGCGCGTGGTCCAGCCGTTTCGCCCGCACGATCTGCTGCGTCAGCGCCGCGATCCAGACCGGGCCGATGCGGCGCGGGGTGTCGAGCGCGACGGTCATCGCCGCACCCTGGCGAAGGCCCAGCCAAGGCGCATCGCCGGCGGCACGAGCCGGACCGGGCGCAGCCGCAGCGCGCCTTCGGCCCGGCCCTGCAGGCAGGCCCCGGAAAACTCGGGCGCGATATCCAGTTCGACGCGCCGGCATCCGGCGATGCCGAAGCGCAGTGGCGCGATCAGCCCGTATAGCTGGCCGGTATCGGCGGGATCGTCGAAGCCGAATGTCCCGGCCACCCGCAAGGATCGGATGCGCACGACGCGCAGCAGGTCGCGGGCAAAGCGCAGGATCGCGCCGACCGGCGGCCTGCGCCGCCCGGTGTCCTTGCCGCGCCGCCGATCCCGGGATGCCGGCCTTGGCGGTTTGGGGCGCCTGGCCTTGCGCGGGCGGTCGGTATCCGACAGCGTGATCCAGGGCACGCCCCCGCCCAACAGGCCGAGCTGCACGCGCAGGCGCGCATGCCCGGCCCGTTCGGCGACAAAGCGCAGTTCGACCGGCAGGACCAGCACGGCCAGCAGCGCCGCGCCGAGACCGGCAAGCAGCGCGCCCAGGGTCGGCCAGAGCCAGGTCATGACCGCGGCTCAGGCCTCGGCACCCTTGTCGTCGGGCTTGCCGCTGCGGCGGGTTTCCATGACGCGGACGGCGGTATCGCCGATGGCGTTGGCAAGGCTGGTCGCCGCGCCCTTGACGCCTTCGACGCGGGCGCCGTTCTGGTCGATGATGATCGCGCCCAGCGGCTTGATCCCGCCGCCCGCGCCGGTGCCGGCGCCGTTGCCGGACTTGGCGTCGCTGCCGCCGCCCGCGCCGAAGCCGAAACCGTAGCTGACGATGGGTATCACCGTGGCGCCATCGCGTTCGATCGGGTCGCCCAGCACGTTGCGCGCATTGAGCAGTTTTTCCAGTTCTTCGACGCTGCCCTTCAACAGGCGTTCCACCTCGTCCATCGGTCTTCCTCCTGACTGGGAAAATGTCGTCGCAGTCTAGCAGGGCGCGCATGGTCGGGATTGACCCGGAACAGGCGCGGCGCGAAGTGCCGCGACAGACCCGAAAAATTCCTAAAACCCGATTCTTTAGGGTCGCATTAAGCGCGCCGCGCGCAGCCTGTCGCCGGGTGAGTATTTGCGTGGGGGCGCAAGATGAATATCGAGAACCTGCTGGAGTTTTCCGGCCCGATCGGCCTGCTTTGCGCGCTGATCGTCTGTTTCGGCGAAGTGCGGCGCCTGCTGATCGGACCGAACCAGGCGCAATATATCATGGGACTGGTCTTTGGACTGGTGTCGATGCTGGAAATGCAGATGCCGATTTCGCCGTTCGAGGGCATCATCGTGGATCTGCGCAACGTGCCGATCGTGCTGGCCGGCGCGTTCCTGGGCTGGCGCGGGCTGGCCACCTGCCTGTTGGTGGCGGTCCTGACGCGCGCCCATATCGGCGGGGCGGGCGCCGTTTCGGGCATCATCGGGATGCTGATCGCGGGCTATGCCGGGGCGGTCTGGGATCGCGCCACGCGGCAAAGATTGCGGCGCAGTTTCCCGCAATTGCTGGGCCTGGGCGCGTTGGTTCCGGTGTCTTTCCTGGGCGTCCTGTTCCTTCCTGCCGAGGTCGCGACATGGTTCCTGTTCAACGCCGCGCCGGTGCTCGGGCTGATCTACCTGACCGTCATCCCGTTGGTGGGCGGGCTGCTGCAGCGCGAGATCCTGCGGATCGAAGCGGAATTGCACCCGACGACGGCGCCGATCTGTCCCGAAAGCGGCCTGCTGCCGCCGGCGGCCTTTGCTCGCGGGATCGTGCAGATGGCGATCAGCGGCGCCAGGGACGGCGTCGCCGGCATCCTGGTGGTCGAGCCGGTCTATCCGCGCTGGCTGGCGGTGTTCTGGGGCGGTTCGGCGCGCGGGCGCGTGCAGGAAGCGATGGCGCTTGGCCTGGCCGGACGGCTGCGCCATGCCGACCAGATCGGGCTGTCCGAAGGCGGGCGGCTGCTGGTGCCGCTGAGCGCGTCCGAGGCCGCGGGCGGGGCGCTGGACCTTGGCGCGCTGGCCCATTGCCTGAGCCGGTCGGAACTGCACCTGTCGCTGGGCCAGAGCGTGCAGCTGCATGCGCGGCTGCGGGTTCTGACGATCGGGAACGCCGCCGATATCCGCGCCTTGCTGCAAGGGGTCGACCGGGCGGACACGCTGGGCCGGAACCTGTGCGGACACGAGCAGGATTGCGCCGCCGCACCGGCCTGCGCCAAACCCTGCGCGACGAGCGACGGGCTGTTCGACAAGTACGACCTGGCGCTGACGACGTCGCAGGCGGTGACGGTGAAGCTGCGCGACTGAGCGCTGCGGCTAGCGCCGCAGGTCCTTGGGGCTGCCCATCACGACGAAGGTGGTGATCGCGTTGACCTGCGGCAGGGTGCCGACCACCTCGGTGTGGAAATGCTTGTAGCGGGCGAGATCGGCGGTCTCGACCCGCAGCAGGTATTCCACGGTGCCGGTGATGTTGTGGCATTCGCGGACCTCGGGCGCGGCCTGCATGGCGCGTTCGAAGGCCTCTTGCGCGGATTTGGTGTGCAGGTTCAGCCCGATGGTGACATAGGCGACAAAGCCCACCCCGGTCTTTTCCGGCGACAGCACGGCGCGGTAGCCGCAGATCACTCCGGTGCGTTCCAGCGCCGTGACCCGGCGCAGGCAGGCCGAGGGCGACAGGCCGACGCGGTCGGCCAGCGCGAGGTTGCTGATCCGCCCGTCGGCGGTGAGTTCGCGCAATATCCTGCGGTCTATTTCGTCGAGTTCGGTCATTTGTTGCGTTTGGTGACAGCAGATCGGCGAGAATGCAATCCCGCGGCGCCGATTTTGCGCGACTCTCGCCGGCATGAGCCCCGACGTCTTTCTTGCCCTTGTGGTCTTTGCCGCCTCGACCGTGTTCACGCCGGGGCCGAACAACCTGATGCTGATGGCGTCGGGCGCGAATTACGGGCTGCGCCGCAGCCTGCCGCATCTGTGCGGCGTCGCCTACGGCTTTCCGGCGATGATCGTGCCGGTGGGGCTGGGGGTGATGCAGCTGTTCGACCTGTGGCCGGCTTCCTACACGGTGCTGAAGATCGTGTCGGTCCTCTACCTGCTGTGGCTGGCGTGGAAGATCGCCCATGCCGGCGCACCCAAGGCGGCCACGGCGGAGAGCCGGCCGCTGACCTTTTTGCAGGCCGCGGCGTTCCAGTGGGTCAACCCCAAGGCCTGGTCGATGGCCCTGGGGGCGATCACGCTGTATGCCACCGGCCGCGACCTGGGCGCGGTGCTGTGGGTGGCCGGCACCTATGCCGCGATCGGCACCTTTTCGGCGCTGACCTGGACGGTGCTGGGCACCGGGGTGCGGCGGCTGCTGGCGCGGCCGTCGCGGCTGCGGGTCTTCAACTGGACGATGGCGGCTCTGCTGGTGGCGTCGATGCTGCCGGTGCTGGTCTGAGGCGCTATTTCAGCGGCACGCAGATTTCGGTCAGCAGCTCGGCCGGGGCGGTGTCGGTGGGGTCGTTCAGGTAGAACTCGTAGGGCGGGGAATCGGCGGGCTCGGACCCGGAGCAGGGCAGCCAGTTGCAATAGAGCTGGTCCCAGGCCTGGGGGAACTGGGCATAGGGCCCCTTGACCGTCATCACCGCGTAGCGCCCGCCCGGCAGGCGGGTTTCGTGCAGATCCGACGGCAGATCGAAACCCTCGGGCACCGCGATCCCGGCATCGGCGCGCAGATCGGGTTCGGCCACCGATTGCGGGCTGTCGTAGTAGACCCCGACGGTGCCGCGGGCCTGGTCCCAGAGCTGACGGGCGGAAAACACCGCGCAGACCTGCTGAAAGGCCTTGCCGATCTCATGATAGGCGCCCCGGTGCGGCAGCGCCGCGAGGCGCAGCGCCGGGCGTTCGGCGATGGTGACGGGAAACATCAGCGGGACTCCTGTTCTGAGGGTCAGGGCGGGCGGCGTATCGCGCCCGGACTTGCGGAATGCGGCGGGTGTCAGGCCGAACTGGCCGCGAAAGGCACGCGCGAAGCTCTGGGCGTTGTCATAGCCCGCGGCGGCGGCGACCTGCGCCAGCGGCCAATCGGTGCGAAGCAGCCAATGCGCGGCGCGGTGGGCGCGGATTCGGCGCACCGCCTGGGCCGCGGTTTCGCCGGTCATGGCATGGTAGACGCGGTGGAAGTGAAACCGCGACAGCGCCGCCACCTCGGCCAGCGCGTCGAGCGACAGATCGCCCGCGGGGTGGTCGAAGATGTGCTGCACGACGCGGCGCAGGCGGATTTCGTAGGCTTCGGTCATTGCGGTCCTGTCTGTTGGCGCCAGTGTGCACCGGTCCGGCGCGACAAATCTTGCTTTGTTGCAACCCGCCGCGCCGCGCGTCATATAGCGCGGAACGATGCAGGGGACGGATCATGACCCATTACCTCGACTTCGAGAAACCGCTGGCCGAGATCGAAGGCAAGGCGGCCGAGCTGCGCACCATGGCGCGGCAGAACGCCGACATGGACATCGAGGACGAGGCCCGCGCGCTGGACACCAAGGCCGCGGCGCTGCTGAAGGATCTGTACGCCAAGCTGACGCCCTGGCGGAAATGCCAGGTCGCGCGGCACCCCGAACGGCCGCATTGCCGCGATTACATCGACGCGCTGTTCACCGAATACACGCCGCTGGCCGGCGACCGCAGCTTTGGCGAGGATGCCGCGGTGCTGGGCGGGCTGGCCCGGCTGGGCGACCGGCCGGTGGTGGTGATCGGCCATGAAAAAGGCACCGACACGCAATCGCGCCTGCACCACAATTTCGGCATGGCCCGGCCCGAAGGCTATCGCAAGGCGATCCGGCTGATGGACCTGGCCGACCGGTTCGGCCTGCCGGTGGTGACGCTGGTCGACACGCCCGGCGCCTATCCCGGCAAGGGCGCCGAGGAGCGCGGCCAGTCCGAGGCGATCGCCCGCAGCACCGAGAAATGCCTGCAGATCGGCGTGCCGCTGGTGTCGGTCATCATCGGCGAGGGCGGATCGGGCGGGGCGGTGGCTTTTGCCACGGCGAACCGCGTCGCGATGCTGGAACATTCGGTCTATTCGGTGATTTCGCCCGAGGGCTGCGCGTCGATCCTGTGGAAGGATGCCGAGAAGATGCGCGAGGCGGCCGAAGCCTTGCGGCTGACCGCGCAGGACCTGCTCAAGCTGGGTGTGGTCGACCGGGTGATCCCCGAACCGATGGGCGGCGCGCATCGTGACGCCGAAAGCGCCATCGCCTCGGTCGGGGCGACGATTTCGGCCATGCTGGGCGAGATGGACGCGCTGAGCCCCAAGGAACTGGTCGCGGCGCGGCGCAAGAAATTCCTCGCGATGGGGTCAAAGGGGCTGGCGGCCTGAGCCGCGCCCCCGCGCCTGACATGTTTTCCCACGTTGATGTGACACGGCGACAGGGTTTCGTCAGGTGACAGGGCGCGCATCCGCGTCCTATGCAGGGGCATGGAATTCGTTCTGGCCTATGCCGCGGGCCTGCTGACGCTGATCAACCCTTGCGTCGTGCCGGTGCTGCCCATCGTGATCGCGACGGCCCTGCAGGCCAGCCGCTGGGGTCCGGCGGTGATGGCGGCGGGGCTGAGCCTGTCCTTCGTCGTGCTGGGCGTTTCCGTCACGGCGTTCGGGCACCTGATCGGGCTGGATGTCGAGACGGTCGCGCGGGCGGGCGCGGTGTTGATGGTGCTGTTCGGCCTGGCGCTGTTGCTGCCGCAGGCGGGTGCGGTGCTGGCCGCGGCCACCGCCGGGTTGTCGGCGCGGGCCGATGGCGGGCTGGACCGCGTCGACCGGAGCGGCCTGGGCGGGCAGTTCCTGGGCGGGTTGCTGCTGGGCGCGGTCTGGAGCCCCTGCATCGGGCCGACCCTGGGCGGCGCCATCGCGCTGGCCAGCCAGGGCGAGAACCTGGCCCGCGCCACCGGCATCATGGTGTTCTTCGCGCTTGGCGTGTCGACGCTGGTCCTGGGCCTGGCCCATGGCACGCGCGGCGCCATCGGGCGCCACAACGCCGCCCTGCGCCGCGCCGCGCTGCATTTGCGCCCGGTGCTGGGCGCGGCCTTTGTCCTGGTCGGCGTGGCGCTGCTTCTGGAGTGGCACCACGTCATCGAAGCCTGGCTGATCGGGGTGATGCCGGCCTGGCTGATCGACCTTTCCGTTTCCGTCTGATCCAAGGAGATACTCATGGACCGTCGTTCTTTCCTGATCGCCACCGGCGCCGTTTTGGCGCTGCCCCGAACCTCGTTCGCCGCGGCGCTGCAATACCAGCCCGGGATGGTCGGGGACCGCCTGAAAAACGGCGAGACGGTGTTCCTGGATTTCACCGCGACCTGGTGTTCGACCTGCCAGGCGCAGGGCCGCGTGATCAACGCATTGAAGGCCGCGAACCCGGCCTACGAACAGGCGATCACCTTTATCGACGTGGACTGGGACAGCTACAAGGGCGACGCCCTGACCAAGTCGCTGCGCATCCCGCGCCGGTCGACGCTGGTGGTTCTGAAGGGCGACAAGGAGCTGGGCCGGATCATCGCCCAGACCTCGGAAAGCGCGATCAAATCGCTGATGGACACCGCCCTGGCGGCGGCGACCGGCTGAGATCAGACCTGCGGCGCGTCCTGTCCGACGCTGAGCGCGCGCGCCAGCAGGGTCTGTAGCGTGACCTGCGGCAGGATGCTGACCGCCGGTGTCGGACGGTCGGCGGCGCCATCGACGCGGGCGCGCATGTAGTCGGTATGGAAGTCGGTCAGCCACCAGGACACGGCGGTGACCAGGTCGAAAACATCCGACTCTTCGAGCAGCAGGTAGCGGCAGCGCCCGTCCGGCAGCGGTTCGATCTCGACCCGGCTGACGGTCACGCTGCGCGCCATGCTGGCGGTGGTGAAGCGCCCGATCGGCAGAAACACCTGCTGCACCTGCCAGAGCGGACCCTGATCCAGAATGCAGACATGGTAGTCCGCCGGGCCGTCGCGCCGATCGGCCGGATCCGGCAGCGCGAATCCGTTGTCGCAGTCGGGGAATACGGTGTGCATCCAGACCGGGATCAGCCCGCGGGCGTCGCGCGGGCCCGTGACCCCACCGGGCCCGTCTTGATCGGGAAACACCAGAAAGGCCGCGGCGGCCCGGTCTGCGGAAACGTCCAGGATCTCGTCCCGTCGCGTGATGCGCCGTCCCAGGGGGATCAACCCGTGCAGAAGCCCGATCAGGAAGGTGCCCGCGACGGCCCCGACGAAAAAGACGGCAACGGTGCCGAGCAGCGACACCTCGGCCAATCCCATTGGCCACAGGGCCGCGCAAAGCGCGCCTGACGCGGAAAACGCCAGCGCATCGACCCATCCGCCGGGAAACAGGACGTTGTGCAGCGCGGGCAACAACAGGCACAGGACCGCCGGCCAGAGCAGGCCGGCATCGGGATCGCCTGCCCAGGTCTGACCGATCCAGACACCCGCGAAAAGCAGCGCCGCGCAGACCAGCGTCAGGCGGCGCAACAGCCATGTTCGGTATCGGACATGCTGCCATGACAGGGGCCAGTGGGTCATACTTGCCTTTCCTTCGTTCGCGACCCGCATCGCGCATCGCCTGACGCGCTATCGCATCGGCAAGAGGCGGCAATATGGCGATGTCCGGGAAATCCGGGAGCCGCTCAGGTGATGAGCATCCGCAGGCCCTGGGTGACGTCGGACCGCACGGCAAGGCGCAGGCCGGGTTCGTCCCCGGCCTTGAGCGCGGCGATGATGAGGCGGTGGAATTGCGGCGGGTCCGAGCGGCGCAGGCGGGCGTAGAGCGCGCGCATCGTGGGCCCCAGTTGCAGCCAGACGGTTTCGGCCATGGCCAGCATCGCCGGCGCCTGGGCGCGCAGGTAAAGCGTTCGGTGAAATTCGAGATTGGTGCGGATGTAGCCCACCGCGTCGCGGTTGCTGACCGCGTCGGCGATCGTGACGTTGATCGCCTGGAGCCGGTCGATCAGCGCCATATGGGCGCGCGGCAGGGCGCGCGAAGCCAGTTCGACCTCGATCAGCGAGCGCAGGGCGGCCAGTTCCTCGATCCGGTCACTGCCCAGTTCGGGCGTGGCGACGCGGCCCGATTGCGACATCGACAGCGCGCCTTCGGCGACCAGGCGGCGCACCGCCTCGCGGGCGGGGGTCATCGACACGCCGAAATCGCGGCCGATGCCGCGCAGGGTCAGCGCCTGGCCGGGCGCGATCTGGCCGTGCATGATGCGCGTGCGCAACCCGCGATAGACCCGGTCATGGGCGGCGGCGGGGGCGGCGGTGGAGGCCGGTTCGACGGTGAGGCGTTGCGGGTGCATGGGCTTTTGTGATCACGAAACCCCGCGGCGTCAATCAAAACCGATCTTCGGTCAGAACCGGTAGCGGTGCAGCGATCCGCCTTCGCGGCGCAGCCAGTCGCGGGGTTCGGACCAATCGCCGTAAAGAGCCGTCACCACGTCCCAGAAGGCGGGGGAATGGTTCATCTCGGCCAGGTGCGCGACCTCGTGCGCGGCGACGTAGTCGAGCACCCGCGGCGGGGCGAGCACCAGGCGCCAGGAATACATCAACGCACCCTGGGTGCTGCACGAGCCCCAACGCGAGCGGGTGTCGCGCAGGGTGATCCGCGCATAGGGCCGGCCGAGGGCGGTGGCGTATCGGTCGGAGGCATCGACCAGCCGGTCGCGGGCGCGGGCCTTGAGCCAGCCCTGAAGCCGGGCGGGCCATTGCGCTTCGCCCCCCGGCACGGCGATCTCGGCATCCGAGAGCACCACGCGGCGCGCCGAGCCGGGCACGATCCGGCGGGCGATTCCGTCGACCGGCAGCAGCGCGCCGGGGGCGATGGCGACGTCGTCGGGCCGGGCCGAGAGATGGCGGCGCAGCCAGGCTTCCTTTTCCGACAGGAACGCCCGGCCTTCGGTTTCGGGAACGTGGCGCGGCAACGTCAGGGTGGCGCGTCCGTCCAGCGCCGACAGGCGCAACGACATGCGGCGCGCACGGGACGACCGGCGCAGAACGACCGCGATCGGGGGGTTGCCCGGAAGTGTGATCTGGCCCATATCCCTGCCCTGAACCGCCCGCGCCGGTTGCCGCTTCGCAAAGGCTTTGACACCGCCTTCGTGTTATGGCAGTTGGCCCGGATTGTCGACCGGACCACCGATCAAGAGGAACCCTCCATGCCCAAGGAAGAATGGGGCGTCAAGCGCGTCTGCCCCACGACCGGCAAGCGTTTTTACGACCTGGGCCGCAACCCGATCGTCAGCCCCTATACCGGCGAGGTCGTGACGCTCGATACCGGCAAGCGCAGCATGATCGCCGCCGACGCCGCCGACAAGGCCAAGGCCAAGCCCGCAGCCGATGAAGAGGTCGATCTGCTGGAAGACGACGATGTCGATGTCGATCTCGACGATGACGATGATGTTCTCGACGATGATGACGATGACGGTGACAACGTTTCGCTGGACGATATCGCCGATGTCGCGAGCAATGACGACGACTGAGACCGCCTGAAAAAGCGCCGCGCGCGGGATTTTTCGCTTGAACCCGCCCGCGGCTTTGCGTAATCGAACGCGCACCGGAAATGGGGCCTTAGCTCAGCTGGGAGAGCGCTTGCATGGCATGCAAGAGGTCAGGGGTTCGATCCCCCTAGGCTCCACCAATCCCCCCCCGACAGCATCCTGTGACCGCGTGACGACCCCCGGCCATCAGCCGAGGGCGAGCCGTGCGCCGCTGATGGCCGAGATCGCGAGGATCAGGAACCTCAGCAGCCGCGCGTCGATCAGCCGGGCCAGCACTGGGGCCGCCCAGAGACCGGCCAGAACGCCCGGAAGCATGGCCAGGGCCGCGACGATCTGCGCCATCCCGAAACGGCCGATCATCGCAAGCGCGGCGATGGACAGAACGCTGCCGGTCGCGATCAGCGTCAGCATCGCACCCCGCACGCGGTCGGGCGCGAGGCCCTGGTAGAGCAGGGCCATGGGGGGCGCATGCACCCCCGCGATGGTGCCGAGAAACCCGGCGCCGCCACCGGCGGCCATCAGCGTGGTGCGGGTCAGCGGCGCCGAAAGGCCGGACAGGGCCAGCGCGACGCCCAGAACCACCATTGCCCCGAGCAGCCTGGCCAGCGTCGGCGCATCGACCAGCATGGCGACCAGCGCGGCCAGCACGGTTCCGGCGCAAAGACCAAGCGCCGCGGGGCGCAGTTCCGCCGCGTCGATGCGTGCCGGCACGCGGCGCAGCGCCAGCAGGCAGAGCACCAGCGACGCGGTCAGGATCGGACCCGGCGCGTAGATCGGGTCGAGCAGGACCAGAAGCGGGATCGCGAACAGGTTCAGCCCCATCCCGATGACGGCCTGCCCCGCCGAGCCGATGGCGACGATCAGCGTCAGCAGCGCGAATTCGGCCAGGTCCGGCGGCAATCCGGTCATCCCAGCAGCGCCCGGCGCAACAGGTTCAGCGCGGCCACCAGCAGCACCAGCAGCGTCGCCTTGCGGAAGGCCGCCTGGTCGATGCGGTCCTGCACCAGTCCGCCGATGCCCATGCCGAGGATGGCCGGCGGCAGCAGCAGCGCCGAGAAGAGCGCGGTGGTGGCGGTGATCACGCCCGAGCCGAGATGGGCAAAGACCAGCAGCACCGCACCCAGGCCATAGACGACGCCCTGCACCCGCATCTGTTCGCGTTTTTCGGTGCCGATGGCGGTCAGGTAGGTGACCAGCGGCGGCCCCCAGACCGCCGACAGCCCGCCGATGAACCCGGCGAAGGCGCCGACCGCCAGTTCCAGCCGCGGGTGGCCGCCGGCCGGCAGGCGCGGCCGCCAGCCGGCCAGTTGCAGCAGGGCGAAGACGGCGATGGGCAAGCCGATGATCGCCAGCAGGACGGCGACCGGCAGAACAGTGACGAATTGCGCCGAGATCATCAGCATCACCCCGCCGGCGATCAGGAAGCCACGGAACCGGCGCATCGACGCCAAGGCGGCGCGCGGCCCCTGGCGCAGCGCCTGCATCGCGTTGGTGACCAGCGTCGGCAGGATCAGCCCGGCCAGCGCGATTTCCGGCGGCAGGAAGGTGGACAGGGTCGAGATCATGATCAGCGGCATGGCAAAGCCGACCACGCCCTTGACGAACCCGGCCAGAAGCGCGACAGCGGCGGAGAGCCACAGGGCATGGACGGGGATCAGGGCGAAAAGGTCGGCCATGGCGGCGTCTTAACATGGCGTTTCGCGCCGCACCGCAAAAAACGATTGCGCAATAATCGATCAAGATGCCGCGACAAAAAGTATCTTTGTTGCGCTGCACCTGCAAACTAGGTATCCCTGTCGCAGCAGAGAGAGGACGTGATTCATGGCGCATGACGGACAAGACCTGACGCTCGACACTTCGGCGATCCTGCCGGAGCTGCTGGCGCTGACCGGTGCCGCAGTGGCGCCCGCGGTGGCGGTCCTGGAGACCGCCAAGGACCGGGTGCGCGAGACGGTGAGTGCAGGCGGCAAGGTGTCGGCGGCACTGATCGAGGAAAACCAGACCGCCGCGCACGGTCTGGCCTGGCTGGCCACCTATGTCGAAAGCCTGCGGCAGATGCAGGGCTGGGCCGAACGGCTGGACGCCGAAGGCCAGTTCGGCGAGGTCGAGGCACTGATCCACCAGATCGCCTTTGGCGAATATCTCTGGCAGATCTACGGTGGCATCCTGATGAACCAGGGCGAGATCGTGCGCCTGCAGGACATGGGTCTGGGCCAGGACGACATGCGCGGGCTGATGACGCCCGAGGTGATGACGCTGACGCAATCGGCCAACAGCCAGGCCGCCCGCACCCGGCTGGTGGCACTGATGGAGGAACGCGCCGCCGAGATCACCGTGGGCCGCACGGG
This sequence is a window from Thalassococcus arenae. Protein-coding genes within it:
- a CDS encoding acetyl-CoA carboxylase carboxyltransferase subunit alpha, whose product is MTHYLDFEKPLAEIEGKAAELRTMARQNADMDIEDEARALDTKAAALLKDLYAKLTPWRKCQVARHPERPHCRDYIDALFTEYTPLAGDRSFGEDAAVLGGLARLGDRPVVVIGHEKGTDTQSRLHHNFGMARPEGYRKAIRLMDLADRFGLPVVTLVDTPGAYPGKGAEERGQSEAIARSTEKCLQIGVPLVSVIIGEGGSGGAVAFATANRVAMLEHSVYSVISPEGCASILWKDAEKMREAAEALRLTAQDLLKLGVVDRVIPEPMGGAHRDAESAIASVGATISAMLGEMDALSPKELVAARRKKFLAMGSKGLAA
- a CDS encoding cytochrome c biogenesis CcdA family protein, whose translation is MEFVLAYAAGLLTLINPCVVPVLPIVIATALQASRWGPAVMAAGLSLSFVVLGVSVTAFGHLIGLDVETVARAGAVLMVLFGLALLLPQAGAVLAAATAGLSARADGGLDRVDRSGLGGQFLGGLLLGAVWSPCIGPTLGGAIALASQGENLARATGIMVFFALGVSTLVLGLAHGTRGAIGRHNAALRRAALHLRPVLGAAFVLVGVALLLEWHHVIEAWLIGVMPAWLIDLSVSV
- a CDS encoding thioredoxin family protein; the protein is MDRRSFLIATGAVLALPRTSFAAALQYQPGMVGDRLKNGETVFLDFTATWCSTCQAQGRVINALKAANPAYEQAITFIDVDWDSYKGDALTKSLRIPRRSTLVVLKGDKELGRIIAQTSESAIKSLMDTALAAATG
- a CDS encoding GntR family transcriptional regulator; translated protein: MHPQRLTVEPASTAAPAAAHDRVYRGLRTRIMHGQIAPGQALTLRGIGRDFGVSMTPAREAVRRLVAEGALSMSQSGRVATPELGSDRIEELAALRSLIEVELASRALPRAHMALIDRLQAINVTIADAVSNRDAVGYIRTNLEFHRTLYLRAQAPAMLAMAETVWLQLGPTMRALYARLRRSDPPQFHRLIIAALKAGDEPGLRLAVRSDVTQGLRMLIT
- a CDS encoding M48 family metallopeptidase — its product is MGQITLPGNPPIAVVLRRSSRARRMSLRLSALDGRATLTLPRHVPETEGRAFLSEKEAWLRRHLSARPDDVAIAPGALLPVDGIARRIVPGSARRVVLSDAEIAVPGGEAQWPARLQGWLKARARDRLVDASDRYATALGRPYARITLRDTRSRWGSCSTQGALMYSWRLVLAPPRVLDYVAAHEVAHLAEMNHSPAFWDVVTALYGDWSEPRDWLRREGGSLHRYRF
- a CDS encoding TIGR02300 family protein; amino-acid sequence: MPKEEWGVKRVCPTTGKRFYDLGRNPIVSPYTGEVVTLDTGKRSMIAADAADKAKAKPAADEEVDLLEDDDVDVDLDDDDDVLDDDDDDGDNVSLDDIADVASNDDD
- a CDS encoding sulfite exporter TauE/SafE family protein yields the protein MTGLPPDLAEFALLTLIVAIGSAGQAVIGMGLNLFAIPLLVLLDPIYAPGPILTASLVLCLLALRRVPARIDAAELRPAALGLCAGTVLAALVAMLVDAPTLARLLGAMVVLGVALALSGLSAPLTRTTLMAAGGGAGFLGTIAGVHAPPMALLYQGLAPDRVRGAMLTLIATGSVLSIAALAMIGRFGMAQIVAALAMLPGVLAGLWAAPVLARLIDARLLRFLILAISAISGARLALG
- a CDS encoding sulfite exporter TauE/SafE family protein; translation: MADLFALIPVHALWLSAAVALLAGFVKGVVGFAMPLIMISTLSTFLPPEIALAGLILPTLVTNAMQALRQGPRAALASMRRFRGFLIAGGVMLMISAQFVTVLPVAVLLAIIGLPIAVFALLQLAGWRPRLPAGGHPRLELAVGAFAGFIGGLSAVWGPPLVTYLTAIGTEKREQMRVQGVVYGLGAVLLVFAHLGSGVITATTALFSALLLPPAILGMGIGGLVQDRIDQAAFRKATLLVLLVAALNLLRRALLG